From the genome of uncultured Bacteroides sp.:
GTCCTGAATTTCTTCAGGAACAAGACCTTTAGGTAAATCTGTTTTTTCGGCCTTAAAGCTGATGTTTTCTTCGAGTCCTGCATACTCTTCGTTATACAGATTTTCGCAGTACTGTACAAGGTCAATCAATTCTTCTTCGTTTTCTGCAGGGATTGTAACAACAACATGTGCTTCACGTGGAATTGCATTACGCATGTTTCCACCTTCCCAAGTAGCAAGTCTGGCTTCATAAGAAGCAACAGCTTCACGAAGAAAACGAACCATTAATTTATTGGCATTTGCACGTCCTTTATTTATTTCCAAACCTGAGTGACCACCACGTAAACCTTTTAGATTTATTTTAATCGCAATATCACCAGCTTCAGGTTCTACCTCTTTATATTGGAAAGTAGCAGTAACATCTTCACCACCAGCACAACCAATGTAAAGTTCACCTTCTTCTTCTGAATCAAGATTCAAAAGGATTTCACCATTAATTGATTCCTTTTTCAAGCCAAAGGCTCCAAACATACCAGTTTCTTCATCAACAGTAATCAATGCTTCCAGTGGACCATGTTTCAATGTATTATCCTCCAATACAGCCAGAATAGCAGCAACACCCATTCCATTATCAGCACCTAGTGTTGTTCCTTTTGCTTTTACCCAATCTCCATCTATATAAGCTTCAATAGGATCTTTCTCAAAATCGTGTACAGTATCATTATTCTTCTGAGGAACCATATCCATGTGTGCCTGAAGAATAACACCTTTACGATTTTCCATACCCGGGGTAGCCGGCTTTCTTATAATAACATTTCCAACCTCATCGGTAAACGATTCCAGATTTAAACTCTTTCCGAAGTTTAACAAAAACTCTGTAATAGGCTTCATAAATCCAGAAGGACGAGGCACTCTTGTTAATGAGTAGAAATTCTTCCATACTGCTTCGGGAGCCAACGATTGAATTGCTTTCATATAATTTTATTTTTTATTTGTGAACGGCAAAGCCGCTAATCCATATATTCCTAACAAAACTAATAATAAAGTTTGTATTCCGTGCTTAATTAAAGCAAATATTCCTGCATTTGTAGGATCAACTCCATAGAGAACCATCATTGAAATTATTGCAAAGTGCCACGGACCTGCACCATTAGGAGTAGGAACAACCACTGCTACACTTCCTGCAGCAAATAACACCAATCCAGCCATAACACCTAAGTTCGAAGAAAAGTCAAAACAGTAGAATGTCAGATAGAATTCCATAAAATAACTAAACCAGATA
Proteins encoded in this window:
- a CDS encoding aminoacyl-histidine dipeptidase, whose amino-acid sequence is MKAIQSLAPEAVWKNFYSLTRVPRPSGFMKPITEFLLNFGKSLNLESFTDEVGNVIIRKPATPGMENRKGVILQAHMDMVPQKNNDTVHDFEKDPIEAYIDGDWVKAKGTTLGADNGMGVAAILAVLEDNTLKHGPLEALITVDEETGMFGAFGLKKESINGEILLNLDSEEEGELYIGCAGGEDVTATFQYKEVEPEAGDIAIKINLKGLRGGHSGLEINKGRANANKLMVRFLREAVASYEARLATWEGGNMRNAIPREAHVVVTIPAENEEELIDLVQYCENLYNEEYAGLEENISFKAEKTDLPKGLVPEEIQDDIINSIFACQNGVMRNIPSIPDTVETSSNLAIVKVADGVGEVKILARSASDSMKEYLTTSIECCFNMAGAKVEMSGAYSGWDPDVNSPILHAMKASYKSQFGEEAKVKVIHAGLECGIIGANISGLDMISFGPTLQSPHSPDECVYIPSVKKFYDFLIATLEQTPAKE